Genomic segment of Rhodocaloribacter litoris:
TACCCGTGGCCGGGGCGTGCGTCCGGGGCTCCGGGGTCGGATCTGGCCTTTTCAAAGGGTACCGCCTTAACTCCTCAGCGGCCTCGGTGTTCTCGAAGACGGCCCGGGCTTCCGCCACGAGCGGGGCCGGGTCGGCATACCGGGCGCTGAAGTGGCCCAGCAGCAGCCGGCGGGCCCCGGCGTCGCGGGCGATGGCCGCGGCTTCGCGCGCGGTGGCATGCATCGTCTCCAGGGCGCGGTCCCGGTGGGCTTCCCCGAAGGTGGCCTCGTGGTAGAGCACGTCCACGTCGCGGGCCAGCAGCCGGGCCGCCTCGCAGGGCCGGGTGTCCGTCACGTAGGCAAAGGCCGGTCCGGGCCGGGGCGGCCCGACGACCTCGCCGGCCCGGACCACCTCGCCGCCGGGCAGCGTGACGTCGTGCCCGGCCTTGAGGCGACGGTAATGCACGTAGTCCGTCACCCCGCGGGCCCGGGCCGCCTCGACGTCGAGCCTTCCGGGCCGCGGCTTCGCCTCGAACCGGTACCCGATCGTGAAGACGTTGTGCACCAGCGGCCGCGCCGTCACCACATACGTCTCCGTCTCGAACACCGTGGCCTGCCCGAAGTCCTCGCGCAGTTCGACGAAGTCGACGTCGAACGAGAGCCAGTCGCGGTCGAGGCCCGGGGTGGCATCCAGGGCGGCGGCGAGGCCCTTCGGCCCCACCACGGTCACACCGTCCTGGTAGCGAAGCATGCTCATGGTCGCCAGCAGGCCGGGCAGGCCGTAGAAGTGATCGCCATGGAAGTGGGTGATGAAGATAGCGTCGAGGCGGGGGCTGATCAGCCCGGCCCGCACCATCTGCAGCTGGGTGCCCTCGCCACAGTCGAACAGCAGCGCGTGGCCGCCGTGCCGTAGCACCAGCGCCGAAAAGTGCCGGCCACGCACGGGCATGGCGGAAGCGGTGCCCAGCGGGATGATTTCCGTCTGCATACGCGTTCTGAAACGGTTGCGTGGTGCGTGGTGCGTAAAGATCGCGTGCTACGCTCTACGAAATACGCACTATAGCGTTGGTCCATGCTATTGAAGGCGTCGTTGTGCAGCGCGATGTAGCCGCACCCTTCACGGGTGCGCCCCCTGGCCCACCGGAGAGCCCGGGCCGACGGGACGCGCAACGCGTCCCGGGACGCGACTACACGTGGGCCGTTCGCTAAGGGCAGCCATGCCCTCCATAACCATGACCTCCGCTATACGAAATACGCACTACGATAACGCCGCAATCTCCTGTTCGAGCAGTTGCTTGCGGTAGAGGCCGGCGTAGAAGCCGTCCCGTTCGAGCAGCTCGGCGTGCGTGCCGCGCTCGACCACGCGCCCGTCTTCCAGCACGAGGATGAGGTCGGCGTCCTGCACGGCTGAGATCCGATGGCTGACGATCACGATGGTACGGCGGCCGTAGTGGCGGCGCAGGTGTCCCAGGATGTTACGCTCGGTGTTCACGTCTACGGCCGAGAGGGCATCGTCGAGGATGAGCAGGCGCGGATCGCGGACGAGGGCACGGGCAATGGACGTCCGCTGCTTCTGCCCCCCGGAAAGGGTGATGCCGCGCTCGCCCACGAACGTCTCGAAGCCCTTCGGGAAGTCGCGCACGTTCTCGAGCAGTTCGGCTTCGCGGGCCGCCTCCTCGATGGCCTCGGCCGGGGCGTCCATGTTGCCGAAGGCGATGTTGCCGGCCACCGTGTCGCTGAAGAGGAAGACCTCCTGTGGCACGTAGCCGATGTGCCGCCGCAACACCTCCAGCGGGATCGTCCGCACGTCGTGCCCGTCGATCTCGACGTACCCCTCGGTGGGATCGAGCAGGCGCGGGATCAGCTCGACCAGCGTGCTCTTGCCCGACCCCGTCCGCCCGACGACGGCCAGCGTGGCCCCCGCCGGCACCTCGAAGTCCACGTTCCGGAGCACCCAGGGACCGTCCGGTGTGTAGCGAAACGAGACGTTCCGGAAGGCGAGCGCCCCCTCGATGGATGTGATGCGAGGGTCCGTGCGCTCGTCGTCGGCCACCTCCGGGAGGGTGTCGAAGATGCGGTTGAGCCGGCTCATCGACGCCGAAGCCCGCTGCA
This window contains:
- a CDS encoding ribonuclease Z → MQTEIIPLGTASAMPVRGRHFSALVLRHGGHALLFDCGEGTQLQMVRAGLISPRLDAIFITHFHGDHFYGLPGLLATMSMLRYQDGVTVVGPKGLAAALDATPGLDRDWLSFDVDFVELREDFGQATVFETETYVVTARPLVHNVFTIGYRFEAKPRPGRLDVEAARARGVTDYVHYRRLKAGHDVTLPGGEVVRAGEVVGPPRPGPAFAYVTDTRPCEAARLLARDVDVLYHEATFGEAHRDRALETMHATAREAAAIARDAGARRLLLGHFSARYADPAPLVAEARAVFENTEAAEELRRYPLKRPDPTPEPRTHAPATGTHDATGRGRTGG